One Brassica napus cultivar Da-Ae chromosome A1, Da-Ae, whole genome shotgun sequence genomic region harbors:
- the LOC106441979 gene encoding potassium transporter 13, giving the protein MFSVEEGSSGGDGGSEMDDELTGDGSTSSLSRWVFDEKNDYDEDYDDDDDGYDERQHGDVDSDEEDDNVEQRLIRTSPAVDSFDVDALEIPGAQKNDIEDSSLGRKLVLALQTLGVVFGDIGTSPLYTFSVMFNRSPINDKEDVIGALSLVIYTLLLLPLVKYVFFVLWANDDGEGGTFALYSLICRHANVSLIPNQLPSDARISGFGLKVPSPELERSLIIKEKLEASMVLKKLLLILVLAGTAMVIADAVVTPAMSVMSAIGGLKVGVGAIKQDQVLVISVSFLVILFSVQKYGASKLGLALGPALLLWFFCLAGIGIYNLAKYDSSVFRAFNPAHIYFFFKRNSVNAWYALGGCVLCATGSEAMFADLSYFSVHSIQLTFTLLVLPCLLLGYLGQAAYLSENFSHAENAFFSSVPSFIFWPVFLISNIASLIASRAMTTATFTCIKQSIALGCFPRLKIIHTSKKFIGQIYIPVLNWFLLVVCLIVICSISNIFMIGNAYGIAELGIMMTTTILVTLIMLLIWQTNIIVVCLFAIVALGVELMFFSSVLSSVADGSWIILVFAAIMFFIMYVWNYGSKLKYETEVQKKLPMDLLRELGSNLGTIRAPGIGLLYNELAKGVPAIFGHFLTTLPAIHSMVIFVCIKYVPVPSVPQSERFLFRRVCPRSYHLFRCVARYGYKDVRKENHQAFEQILIESLEKFIRKEAQERSLESDGDNNTDSEDDTTLSRVLIAPNGSVYSLGVPLLAEHLESYMRPSEKRSSMDFGAGPSNETPALDAEQSLEKELSFIHKAKESGVVYLLGHGDIRATKDSWFLKKLVINYMYAFLRKNSRRGITNLSVPHSHLMQVGMTYMV; this is encoded by the exons ATGTTTAGCGTGGAAGAAGGAAGCAGCGGAGGAGACGGCGGGTCCGAGATGGACGACGAGTTAACCGGAGACGGCTCCACGTCCTCCTTGTCGCGTTGGGTCTTCGACGAGAAGAACGATTACGACGAAGActacgacgacgacgacgacgggtACGACGAGCGCCAGCACGGCGACGTGGATTCCGACGAGGAGGACGACAATGTGGAGCAGCGTTTGATCCGTACCAGCCCCGCCGTTGACTCGTTCGACGTGGACGCGCTCGAGATCCCTGGAGCTCAGAAGAACGACATCGAG GACTCAAGCTTAGGGAGGAAGCTCGTACTTGCTTTGCAGACCTTAGGGGTTGTATTTGGTGATATTGGGACTAGTCCCTTGTACACGTTCAGTGTCATGTTCAACAGATCTCCAATCAACGACAAGGAAGATGTGATCGGAGCCTTGTCATTGGTTATCTACACTTTGTTATTGCTCCCTCTTGTAAAGTATGTGTTTTTCGTTCTTTGGGCTAATGACGATGGTGAAG GTGGTACTTTTGCTTTGTATTCGTTGATCTGTAGGCACGCGAACGTTAGCCTTATCCCGAATCAGCTTCCATCAGATGCTCGCATATCGGGATTTGGTTTGAAGGTTCCGTCTCCGGAACTTGAGAGATCTTTGATAATAAAGGAAAAACTTGAGGCGTCAATGGTGTTGAAAAAGCTTCTTCTGATTTTGGTTCTTGCCGGCACTGCTATGGTGATTGCTGATGCTGTTGTTACGCCTGCAATGTCAG TAATGTCTGCTATTGGTGGTCTGAAGGTTGGAGTTGGTGCTATAAAACAAG ATCAGGTGCTCGTGATATCAGTCAGCTTTCTTGTGATCTTGTTCAGTGTACAGAAATATGGAGCCAGCAAATTGGGGCTTGCTTTGGGTCCAGCTTTACTTCTCTGGTTCTTCTGTCTTGCGGGAATTGGGATTTACAACCTTGCTAAATATGACAGCAGTGTCTTTAGAGCTTTTAATCCTGCACACATCTATTTCTTTTTCAAGAGAAACTCTGTTAATGCGTGGTATGCGCTTGGGGGCTGTGTTCTATGTGCAACTG GTTCGGAGGCCATGTTTGCAGATCTTAGCTATTTTTCCGTTCACTCGATCCAG CTTACTTTCACCCTTCTGGTGTTACCTTGCCTCTTGTTGGGTTATTTGGGTCAAGCCGCATACCTTTCTGAAAATTTCAGCCATGCTGAGAATGCTTTCTTTTCGTCAGTTCCAA gtttcATATTCTGGCCCGTCTTTCTCATTTCTAATATTGCTTCCCTAATTGCCAGTCGTGCAATGACAACTGCCACATTTACATGCATCAAGCAATCAATAGCACTTGGCTGTTTCCCCCGTCTTAAAATCATTCACACTTCAAAGAAATTCATCGGACAGATATATATACCGGTTCTAAACTGGTTCCTTTTGGTGGTGTGCCTGATCGTTATCTGCTCTATCTCAAACATCTTCATGATTGGAAACGCATATG GCATTGCAGAGCTGGGGATTATGATGACTACAACAATTTTGGTGACCCTTATCATGCTTCTTATCTGGCAGACAAACATCATAGTCGTGTGCTTGTTTGCAATTGTTGCCCTAGGAGTCGAACTGATGTTCTTTTCATCAGTTTTATCAAGTGTGGCTGACGGAAGTTGGATAATCCTTGTTTTTGCTGCAATCATGTTTTTCATCATGTACGTTTGGAACTACGGGAGTAAACTGAAGTACGAAACCGAAGTCCAGAAAAAACTACCAATGGACCTACTGCGAGAACTGGGTAGTAATCTTGGTACAATTAGAGCACCCGGTATTGGTCTTCTTTATAATGAGCTAGCGAAAGGAGTTCCAGCTATATTTGGTCATTTCTTAACCACACTACCTGCGATCCATTCCATGGTCATCTTTGTGTGTATAAAGTATGTCCCTGTTCCAAGCGTGCCTCAGTCTGAGAGGTTTCTTTTCAGACGTGTCTGCCCAAGAAGCTATCATTTATTCCGCTGTGTTGCCAG GTACGGATACAAAGATGTGCGGAAGGAAAACCACCAGGCGTTTGAGCAAATTTTGATTGAGAGTCTAGAGAAATTTATAAGGAAGGAAGCGCAGGAGCGTTCACTTGAGAGTGACGGAGACAATAATACGGATTCAGAGGATGACACGACTCTGTCCAGAGTTTTGATAGCACCCAATGGAAGTGTGTATTCGCTTGGAGTGCCTCTCTTGGCAGAGCACTTAGAGTCATACATGCGACCCTCGGAGAAAAGGAGCAGCATGGATTTTGGCGCAGGTCCTTCAAATGAAACACCAGCGCTGGATGCGGAACAGAGTTTAGAGAAAGAACTGTCGTTTATACACAAAGCGAAAGAGTCAGGGGTAGTGTATCTACTGGGACATGGGGATATAAGAGCTACGAAGGATTCTTGGTTTCTGAAGAAGCTGGTAATAAATTACATGTATGCTTTCTTGAGGAAGAACAGCAGGAGAGGGATAACAAACCTAAGCGTTCCGCATTCTCATTTGATGCAAGTTGGAATGACTTATATGGTGTAA
- the LOC106441981 gene encoding protein lifeguard 1 encodes MASSRLFLAASLLMALMFSSMITSSRATKQLTKKQTLKPKFFGHPFPKPGFPQFPRPGFPANPMPFPQFPKPGFPQLPAPGQGFPNNPMPFPQFPKPGFPSNPTPGFPQFPGFGFPKFPQFPKPGSPSFPPATPTISTPPSIPVTPTLSN; translated from the coding sequence ATGGCCTCATCTAGATTATTTTTAGCTGCTTCTCTTCTCATGGCTCTCATGTTCTCTTCCATGATCACTTCAAGCCGCGCCACAAAACAGCTTACCAAGAAACAAACGTTAAAACCGAAGTTTTTTGGACATCCTTTTCCTAAACCCGGTTTTCCTCAGTTTCCAAGACCCGGTTTCCCAGCAAATCCAATGCCATTCCCTCAATTCCCAAAACCCGGTTTTCCTCAACTCCCAGCCCCAGGGCAAGGTTTCCCAAACAACCCCATGCCTTTCCCTCAGTTTCCGAAACCCGGTTTTCCAAGCAATCCAACACCCGGTTTTCCTCAATTTCCCGGTTTTGGTTTCCCAAAATTCCCTCAGTTTCCAAAACCCGGTTCACCTTCTTTCCCTCCAGCAACGCCAACCATCTCCACTCCGCCCTCTATCCCGGTTACTCCAACTTTGAGCAATTGA
- the LOC106438540 gene encoding uncharacterized protein LOC106438540, with translation MACASSSVISSFSYQFGSKEQIFSSKVSSLVSTGRRAFGSIRAAQVSSYGNSRRRTQNVEGDIYVDSTCIDCDTCRWMVPEVFTRVDNMSAVIKQPTCKEERLNALQALLSCPTGSIRTETPPTDIGEAQETFPLALDKDKLPGVFHCGFHSKKSFGATSYLILHHEGNILVDSPRYIEKLAGKIEKMGGVRYMFLTHRDDVADHKKWADRFKCTRILHSEDVQPSTTDVELKLEGSGPWRLYEDVELIHTPGHTEGSVCLFHKPLKALFTGDHLTMYESGMSIIEMYNHCSLPLQLESVERLIKLDFNWVIPGHGRRVHFKDGEEKAKKLEALVQKHREKQLVSSS, from the exons ATGGCTTGTGCTTCGTCCTCCGTGATTTCGTCGTTCTCGTATCAGTTTGGATCAAAAGAACAGATCTTTTCATCGAAAGTTTCCTCTTTGGTTTCAACGGGAAGGAGAGCGTTTGGATCTATTAGAGCAGCTCAAGTGAGTAGCTATGGGAACTCTAGACGACGCACTCAGAACGTAGAAGGGGATATTTATGTTG ACAGTACTTGTATTGATTGCGATACTTGTCGTTGGATGGTTCCG GAAGTGTTCACCAGAGTGGACAACATGTCTGCGGTTATTAAACAACCAACCTGTAAGGAAGAAAGGCTGAACGCTCTTCAG GCCTTATTGTCTTGCCCCACTGGCTCTATTCGCACTGAAACTCCGCCTACTGACATTGGGGAAGCTCAAGAGACCTTTCCACTTGCATTGGACAAAGACAAACTGCCT GGCGTTTTTCATTGTGGGTTTCATTCCAAGAAATCTTTCGGAGCAACTTCCTACTTGATACTTCATCATGAGGGGAATATACTTGTTGATag TCCCAGGTACATAGAGAAACTTGCTGGGAAGATTGAGAAGATGGGTGGTGTTCGCTACATGTTTTTGACACACAG GGATGATGTTGCGGATCACAAGAAATGGGCAGATCGATTCAAGTGTACTAGAATTCTGCATTCTGAAGAT GTCCAACCTTCGACCACTGATGTGGAGTTAAAGCTGGaaggaagtggaccatggagaCTCTATGAAGATGTCGAGCTTATACACACTCCCGGTCACACTGAA GGATCAGTGTGCTTGTTCCATAAACCTCTCAAGGCATTATTCACTGGAGACCATCTAACTATGTACGAATCTGGAATGAGCATTATAGAGATGTACAACCATTGTTCAT TGCCTCTCCAGCTCGAGAGCGTAGAAAGATTGATCAAGCTGGATTTCAATTGGGTGATACCGG gacATGGAAGAAGAGTACATTTCAAAGATGGAGAAGAGAAGGCAAAGAAGCTGGAAGCACTTGTTCAGAAGCACAGAGAGAAACAACTTGTTTCTTCTAGCTAA
- the LOC106438543 gene encoding probable ubiquitin-like-specific protease 2A isoform X2 translates to MTTQPPVHSRGKREQIGVFDYTDEDEHVEEMSKKLLRKFDSPGTSKTPRAIDKYDFLRLFAVAKDTQSESKALDHIVIDVEDNIPAKEERSRCEPSGYKTCDLIDVASDDSRGRIGISSSSSSSLSENDDASNGEEATSVTSGSREVDSENSQVLIIPDFIIYGDTYCTNSKLTFSRNCMSVESSSVNATKGTFSCRWAIEDIVRIESQWCSELETAVVNVLLKSRDPNGVDNAKEISGIDLLKFSLYDAKWSKEVETIKLLDSRYKDIWFDTITESEESACSGHNLETSLTNLAGSFENLVYPQGEPDAVVVRKQDIELLKPRRFINDTIIDFYIKYLKSRIPPEERGRFHFFNCFFFRKLANLDKGSPSSFGGREAYQRVQKWTKNVELFEKDYIFIPINFSFHWSLIIICHPGELVSSSVENPSRVPCILHLDSIKGSHKGGLVNIFPSYLREEWKARQGNTTMDLSRASNMQLLSLELPQQENSFDCGLFLLHYLELFVAQAPAKFNPSLITTSGNFLTRKWFPAKEASLKRAYILELLYNLHKGHDPSIIPANSKSKPPHCRVSNENDEENESKNVTEICKWRKPFHGSSAIVPYIPQTKNCSADQILSKEVFYTRGYDLPEASKRRKSFMSPIVEEVQESGEKEEIHLPMDTEESICQEMETLRKGECMLYIEDTDDEDAVVEYVPDSQDSCEVEMKEEDDDELILFTGASKNIHKTREIKSASALIEKGVHKSKSRGLAARSCCNNILLVLSDDEGSSAASDELHNKENFSSSRCNVMAKKPKTIYRR, encoded by the exons ATGACGACTCAGCCGCCTGTTCACTCCCGCGGTAAGCGCGAGCAGATCGGAGTATTCGATTACACCGACGAAGACGAACACGTCGAAGAGATGTCGAAGAAACTCCTCCGAAAGTTCGATTCCCCTGGAACTAGTAAAACCCCGCGCGCCATCGATAAGTACGACTTCCTTCGTCTCT TTGCAGTCGCCAAGGACACACAGAGCGAGAGCAAAGCACTGGACCACATAGTTATTGATGTTGAAGATAACA TCCCAGCAAAAGAAGAAAGGTCAAGGTGTGAACCCAGCGGATATAAAACT TGTGACCTGATTGATGTAGCCTCCGATGACTCCCGTGGAAGGATTGGAATTAgttcatcatcgtcatcatctcTGTCGGAAAATGATGATG CCTCAAATGGAGAAGAAGCCACAAGTGTTACTTCTGGTTCACGTGAAGTT gATTCCGAGAATTCACAAGTTCTCATAATCCctgattttattatatatggaGATACATACTGTACTAACTCGAAGTTAACATTTTCACGCAACTGTATGAGTGTTGAAAGTTCATCAGTAAATGCAACTAAAGGGACATTTAGTTGTCGGTGGGCAATAGAAGATATCGTCAGAATTGAGTCTCAGTGGTGTTCAGAG CTTGAGACTGCCGTGGTAAACGTCCTTCTGAAGTCCAGGGACCCTAACGGAGTTGACAATGCGAAAGAGATTTCAG GCATTGATCTCCTAAAGTTTTCCCTTTATGACGCTAAATGGTCTAAAGAAGTAGAAACCATCAAATTGTTGGACTCGAGATACAAGGATATTTGGTTTGATACCATAAC AGAAAGCGAGGAAAGTGCTTGTAGTGGACACAATTTGGAAACATCACTCACCAA TCTCGCTGGTTCATTTGAAAATCTCGTTTACCCTCAAGGAGAACCAGATGCTGTAGTAGTTCGGAAGCAAGACATTGAGCTTCTGAAGCCAAGACGTTTCATTAACGATACAATCATTGATTTTTATATCAA GTACCTTAAGAGTCGAATTCCACCAGAGGAACGGGGCAGATTCCACTTTTTCAATTGTTTCTTTTTCCGTAAGCTAGCTAACTTAGACAAAGGTTCACCTAGCTCGTTTGGAGGAAGAGAAGCATACCAGCGTGTGCAGAAGTGGACTAAGAATGTGGAACTCTTcgaaaaagattatatatttattcctATAAATTTCAG TTTTCACTGGAGTCTGATTATCATCTGTCATCCAGGTGAATTGGTTTCTTCTTCTG TCGAAAACCCATCAAGGGTTCCCTGCATCTTGCATCTGGACTCAATTAAAGGAAGCCACAAGGGTGGTCTCGTAAACATATTTCCGAG TTACCTACGTGAAGAGTGGAAAGCGAGGCAAGGAAACACAACAATGGATTTATCAAGGGCATCAAATATGCAGCTCCTTTCTCTTGAG CTCCCGCAACAAGAGAATTCGTTTGACTGTGGCCTCTTTTTGCTCCACTATTTGGAACTTTTTGTGGCTCAAGCTCCTGCTAAATTCAATCCTTCGCTTATCACAACATCGGGAAATTTT CTAACTAGGAAATGGTTTCCTGCCAAGGAAGCTTCACTTAAGCGTGCATACATCTTAGAGTTGCTTTACAATCTCCACAAAGGTCATGATCCAAGTATTATTCCAGCTAATTCCAAAAGCAAACCACCTCATTGCCGAGTTTCCAACGAGAATGATGAAGAAAACGAAAGCAAGAATGTGACTGAGATCTGTAAATGGAGAAAACCATTTCATGGTTCCTCAGCAATCGTCCCATACATTCCTCAGACAAAGAATTGCTCGGCAGATCAGATTCTCAGCAAAGAAGTTTTTTACACGAGAGGTTATGACCTCCCTGAGGCTTCCAAGCGCCGAAAGTCCTTTATGTCGCCTATAGTG GAAGAAGTTCAAGAAAGTGGTGAGAAAGAAGAAATCCATTTGCCAATGGACACAGAGGAATCTATCTGTCAAGAGATGGAAACATTGCGAAAAGGGGAGTGCATGCTCTATATAGAGGACACTGATGATGAAGACGCTGTAGTAGAATACGTTCCTGATTCCCAAGATTCATGTGAAGTTGAGATgaaagaagaagacgatgatgaaTTGATTCTGTTCACTGGAGCatccaaaaatattcataaaaccAGAGAAATCAAATCTGCTTCAGCATTGATTGAAAAGGGAGTCCACAAAAGTAAGAGCAGAGGTTTAGCTGCTCGTTCTTGCTGTAACAACATTCTTCTTGTGCTGTCGGATGATGAGGGAAGCTCAGCCGCAAGCGACGAACTTCACAACAAAGAAAACTTCTCTAGTTCAAGATGTAATGTGATGGCCAAGAAGCCAAAGACTATTTACAGAAGATGA
- the LOC106438543 gene encoding probable ubiquitin-like-specific protease 2A isoform X1, producing the protein MTTQPPVHSRGKREQIGVFDYTDEDEHVEEMSKKLLRKFDSPGTSKTPRAIDKYDFLRLFAVAKDTQSESKALDHIVIDVEDNIPAKEERSRCEPSGYKTNILQCDLIDVASDDSRGRIGISSSSSSSLSENDDASNGEEATSVTSGSREVDSENSQVLIIPDFIIYGDTYCTNSKLTFSRNCMSVESSSVNATKGTFSCRWAIEDIVRIESQWCSELETAVVNVLLKSRDPNGVDNAKEISGIDLLKFSLYDAKWSKEVETIKLLDSRYKDIWFDTITESEESACSGHNLETSLTNLAGSFENLVYPQGEPDAVVVRKQDIELLKPRRFINDTIIDFYIKYLKSRIPPEERGRFHFFNCFFFRKLANLDKGSPSSFGGREAYQRVQKWTKNVELFEKDYIFIPINFSFHWSLIIICHPGELVSSSVENPSRVPCILHLDSIKGSHKGGLVNIFPSYLREEWKARQGNTTMDLSRASNMQLLSLELPQQENSFDCGLFLLHYLELFVAQAPAKFNPSLITTSGNFLTRKWFPAKEASLKRAYILELLYNLHKGHDPSIIPANSKSKPPHCRVSNENDEENESKNVTEICKWRKPFHGSSAIVPYIPQTKNCSADQILSKEVFYTRGYDLPEASKRRKSFMSPIVEEVQESGEKEEIHLPMDTEESICQEMETLRKGECMLYIEDTDDEDAVVEYVPDSQDSCEVEMKEEDDDELILFTGASKNIHKTREIKSASALIEKGVHKSKSRGLAARSCCNNILLVLSDDEGSSAASDELHNKENFSSSRCNVMAKKPKTIYRR; encoded by the exons ATGACGACTCAGCCGCCTGTTCACTCCCGCGGTAAGCGCGAGCAGATCGGAGTATTCGATTACACCGACGAAGACGAACACGTCGAAGAGATGTCGAAGAAACTCCTCCGAAAGTTCGATTCCCCTGGAACTAGTAAAACCCCGCGCGCCATCGATAAGTACGACTTCCTTCGTCTCT TTGCAGTCGCCAAGGACACACAGAGCGAGAGCAAAGCACTGGACCACATAGTTATTGATGTTGAAGATAACA TCCCAGCAAAAGAAGAAAGGTCAAGGTGTGAACCCAGCGGATATAAAACT AATATATTGCAGTGTGACCTGATTGATGTAGCCTCCGATGACTCCCGTGGAAGGATTGGAATTAgttcatcatcgtcatcatctcTGTCGGAAAATGATGATG CCTCAAATGGAGAAGAAGCCACAAGTGTTACTTCTGGTTCACGTGAAGTT gATTCCGAGAATTCACAAGTTCTCATAATCCctgattttattatatatggaGATACATACTGTACTAACTCGAAGTTAACATTTTCACGCAACTGTATGAGTGTTGAAAGTTCATCAGTAAATGCAACTAAAGGGACATTTAGTTGTCGGTGGGCAATAGAAGATATCGTCAGAATTGAGTCTCAGTGGTGTTCAGAG CTTGAGACTGCCGTGGTAAACGTCCTTCTGAAGTCCAGGGACCCTAACGGAGTTGACAATGCGAAAGAGATTTCAG GCATTGATCTCCTAAAGTTTTCCCTTTATGACGCTAAATGGTCTAAAGAAGTAGAAACCATCAAATTGTTGGACTCGAGATACAAGGATATTTGGTTTGATACCATAAC AGAAAGCGAGGAAAGTGCTTGTAGTGGACACAATTTGGAAACATCACTCACCAA TCTCGCTGGTTCATTTGAAAATCTCGTTTACCCTCAAGGAGAACCAGATGCTGTAGTAGTTCGGAAGCAAGACATTGAGCTTCTGAAGCCAAGACGTTTCATTAACGATACAATCATTGATTTTTATATCAA GTACCTTAAGAGTCGAATTCCACCAGAGGAACGGGGCAGATTCCACTTTTTCAATTGTTTCTTTTTCCGTAAGCTAGCTAACTTAGACAAAGGTTCACCTAGCTCGTTTGGAGGAAGAGAAGCATACCAGCGTGTGCAGAAGTGGACTAAGAATGTGGAACTCTTcgaaaaagattatatatttattcctATAAATTTCAG TTTTCACTGGAGTCTGATTATCATCTGTCATCCAGGTGAATTGGTTTCTTCTTCTG TCGAAAACCCATCAAGGGTTCCCTGCATCTTGCATCTGGACTCAATTAAAGGAAGCCACAAGGGTGGTCTCGTAAACATATTTCCGAG TTACCTACGTGAAGAGTGGAAAGCGAGGCAAGGAAACACAACAATGGATTTATCAAGGGCATCAAATATGCAGCTCCTTTCTCTTGAG CTCCCGCAACAAGAGAATTCGTTTGACTGTGGCCTCTTTTTGCTCCACTATTTGGAACTTTTTGTGGCTCAAGCTCCTGCTAAATTCAATCCTTCGCTTATCACAACATCGGGAAATTTT CTAACTAGGAAATGGTTTCCTGCCAAGGAAGCTTCACTTAAGCGTGCATACATCTTAGAGTTGCTTTACAATCTCCACAAAGGTCATGATCCAAGTATTATTCCAGCTAATTCCAAAAGCAAACCACCTCATTGCCGAGTTTCCAACGAGAATGATGAAGAAAACGAAAGCAAGAATGTGACTGAGATCTGTAAATGGAGAAAACCATTTCATGGTTCCTCAGCAATCGTCCCATACATTCCTCAGACAAAGAATTGCTCGGCAGATCAGATTCTCAGCAAAGAAGTTTTTTACACGAGAGGTTATGACCTCCCTGAGGCTTCCAAGCGCCGAAAGTCCTTTATGTCGCCTATAGTG GAAGAAGTTCAAGAAAGTGGTGAGAAAGAAGAAATCCATTTGCCAATGGACACAGAGGAATCTATCTGTCAAGAGATGGAAACATTGCGAAAAGGGGAGTGCATGCTCTATATAGAGGACACTGATGATGAAGACGCTGTAGTAGAATACGTTCCTGATTCCCAAGATTCATGTGAAGTTGAGATgaaagaagaagacgatgatgaaTTGATTCTGTTCACTGGAGCatccaaaaatattcataaaaccAGAGAAATCAAATCTGCTTCAGCATTGATTGAAAAGGGAGTCCACAAAAGTAAGAGCAGAGGTTTAGCTGCTCGTTCTTGCTGTAACAACATTCTTCTTGTGCTGTCGGATGATGAGGGAAGCTCAGCCGCAAGCGACGAACTTCACAACAAAGAAAACTTCTCTAGTTCAAGATGTAATGTGATGGCCAAGAAGCCAAAGACTATTTACAGAAGATGA